In the genome of Anaerolineaceae bacterium oral taxon 439, the window CTCGATCCGTTCGCCGCGGTCAAAGGCGCGAACGTTATTTACACGGACACCTGGGTCAGCATGGGACAGGAAAGCGAAAAAGCCGAACGCGAAAAAATCTTCGCGCCCTATCAGGTCAACCGGGAACTGGTCGCCGCCGCCGACCCGAACTGTATCGTCATGCACTGTCTCCCGTCGCATCGCGGACAGGAAATCACCGACGAAGTTCAGGATGGCCCAAAGTCCCGCGTCTTCCCCGAAGCGCATAACCGTATGCATGCGCAGAAAGCGATTCTGGCGTACCTGCTGGGAAATGCGTAAGGCTTTAATCCTGTAACGGATAACAGAAAAGCTCCGGTTCATTTGTCCCGGAGCTTTTCTGTTATTTTCGGTATGCACTGGCAATATTCATACGATTATCTAATATTCTTACAATTAACACTTTATCATCTGTTATGCAGTAATAAACCGAATATCTATCAACGACCATCCTTCTAACCCCGCCTGATTTTTCCGGTTCAAAATCAACCAGGGAATATCGTTCAGGCATTTCTTCAAGGCTGTGATGGCAACATAAAGTCTTTTTATCTGCCTTTTAGCAGAATCAACAGAAAACAACACGTTCGCAATATACACATAAATTCTATTTAAATCATCACTGGCCTTATCCGAGATGACGAATGAAAAGCTATCCATCAGAGATCGCCCAAGACCTTCGCAAAGACGTCATCCAAATCCTTGTACCGCCCCTCCGCAAAATCTTTCACACCTTCCGCTACAGCGGCCTGAAGTTCCTCATCCGTCATCAACGCAGCATTCAGCTCGTCCGGAACCACGGGAACCGATAAATGAAGAGGGATCCTCCCTTCAAAAGCGATCTGCTTCAGGTACATTTCTACAGCCGCCCGCATCGAAATTCCCAACTTATCCAAAATCCGTTCCGCGCTTTCTTTTACGCCAGCCTCAACACTGATATTCAAAACTACTGGTCATAACATTCACGAAAGGCTTTCCCCTTAGCTATCGTCATCTCAGATCATCGACGCAGCTGACTGAAGCAGGATCAGCAGGAACCAAAGCGCCATAAACGCCATATCGAACGGTCCCGCCTGCGGAATGACGCGCCGGAGCGGCGCAAGGAAAAATTCAACGATACTGTCGACAAAAGCGCGGAAACGGTTATCCGGCGGGACGAAAAACGGGAGGATCACGTAAACGATCAGGACCGCTTCCATCACGTTTACGAACGTGTTAATAAAAACTGCAAGAAAATCCATCATTTCTGCCGACCATTAAAATACGCTGAGAATAATCCGCTGAAAAAACCAGACCAGCAGCAACAGGATCATCGGCGAAAAGTCGATCCCGTTTCCCGTCGGGAAAAGGCCGCGAATCCGATCCAGAACCGCGTCCAGAACGTCGGCGACGGGACGGAACCAGCGCTGATTCCGGTTTCCGGTATACCCTAAAATAACGTAAAGAACAACGCAGAAATAAATCAGATTCGAAAGCAGATTAACGATAATACGGATTGCATGATTCATTTGACTGTCTCCTCGGCCGGGCGGCGGTAATTCCGCGCGCCGACCAGTTTCGTTCCAATTCGCACGATCGTCGCGCCTTCTTCGATCGCCGTCTCAAAATCGTCGCTCGTCCCCATTGAAAGCGTCCGCCACGCCAGCCCGAACGTTCGATTAACCCGGTCGAGCAGCTCCCGCATCCGCGCGAAATATCCGCGGTTCGCTTCGGCGATCGGAGAATACGGCGGAAGCGTCATCAACCCGGACGGCATGATCCGCGAAAACGTCAGCAGCCGTTCAATATCCCGAAAAAGCGCGTCCGCCGCGCCGTCGATCGTCCAACCATGCTTTGAAGCTTCGCCGCCAACGTTAATTTCCAGCAGCGCCGGCATCGTTCGATCCAGTTCTGTCAGCAGCCGTTCCATCCGCCCGGCAGTCTTCACGCTGTCCAGCGAATGGAACTCGTCAAAATTCGCCGCGACGAGTTTCGCTTTCCGACTTTGCAGGCTGCCGATCATGCATAAGCGCGTATCCGCCGGGGAGGCGCGAAACGCGTCAATTTTCCCAGCCGTCTCGTCCGGATAGTTCTCGCCAAAGTCCCGGACACCCAACGCGATCAGCGATCGGATCACCTCGGCCGGCTTCGTCTTCGTCACCGCCATCAGCGTCACGTCCGAAACCGACCGCCCGCTCCGGACGCAGGCATCCCGGATCGCAGCGCGAACCGATTCCAGCCGTTCCCGAACTTTATCATCAATCTCAGGCATACTTCATCCCATCCAACGATACCAATACGCCGAAGCGCCCCGTTTTTCCAGAATCACCGCGATGCGAAAACCAATCGCCGCGATTCTGAACTGTGCAGATCCCGGCAACGTCGATCCGCTCAACGCCGCAGCCTTCCAGCGTCAGGCGATTCGCCGTCCATAGATCAAAAAAGATTCGTCCCTGCGCGTCGCGCCGTTCGATTTTTCCCCGCTCGCCCGGGAAAGCGGCGCGCAGCTGCCCCGCGACGTCCTCTTTTACCTCAAAGCGGTCTGGACCGATCGACGGGCCAATCCCGGCGATCACGTTGCACGGATCGCAGCCGTAAACCTTCTCCATCACGCGCACGACGTTCGCGCCGATTTTCTTTACCGTCCCGGGCCAGCCCGCATGATAAACCGCGGCGACGCGGCGGACCGGATCAACCAGAATCACAGGAACGCAGTCGCCAAACCGCATCACCAACGTCACATCCGGTCGATCCGTCACGAGCGCGTCGGTTCGCAGCGACCGCGCCCGCGGATCGCGCGGCGCCGTCACGCACGTCACCGTACCGGAATGCACCTGCCACCCGTCGTAACGCGTCGCCAGGTCCAGCCCGAAAACGGAAAACATCCTCTTCAGATTTTCCAACACGTTCTCATTCCTGTCGCCGACCGTCGTCGCCATGTTCAGCGAGTCAAACGGTTTCGGGCTGACGCCGCCATGACGCGTAAAAAAACCATGACGCAGTCCCAGTCCGCACATTGACTCAAACTGAATATATTTCAAACCATCCCTGGTCCGCTCCGCGATTATTGGCATAATCCATCCTTCTTCTCTAAATATGAGAGCGCCAACCACGCTGTGGAAACGCCGAAGATCAGCCCCGTCAAAACGCGCAGCTCCCAGGTCGACTCGCGCAGCCGCTCCTGCGCCGTCCAGAACGCCGGAAGAAACTGACTCCCTCCGTCAATCGCCATCGGCGCGCATCCGCAAAAAATCCAGATCCAAAACGGAATCGGACGGATCCGCCGCCGAAAGATCAGGAAGCCCGCGGTAAAAATCGCCATTCCGCCGATAATCGCCAAATCCCGCTGGCAGAGCGCCGCTTTATACCCGAAACGATCGTCCCCATAAAATTCCCCCGCCGCGCGGTAGATCGGTTCGCCGCTTTCGAGAACACGCTCATAATTCATGCCGACCGACGCTCCCGCCAGCGCTAACGGATAGACGCGCTGCGCGCCGAAGAGAAAAAACGACCGATATCCTTTTTCATGACAGATCGGACGATAAAGCCAATAACCGACCCGCGCCGCGCTATGGAACCCGTTCTTCGCCAGAATCGGCGGGACGAACGCGCCGAACCAGAGAACGATCAATCCGCCCAGCAGCAGCCATAAGAAAATCCGCCGTTTCCGGCGCGGTAAGATGTCACCGCGCCCTGCGCCGTCCAGGATCGAACCGCTCAACTGACCACTTCAATTAACGTCCCGACCGGACCGGAAACCGTCAGGTCGCCGGGATCGTATCCTACGACCGGATTCGTCCAGCGCCAAACCCATTTCGCCACTTCCGGTTTAACGTTGACGCAGCCATGCGAACGCGGCGTCCCATAAGCGTTATGCCAGAAAACGCCATGGATCGCCGCGCCGCCGGTCGCGAAGAGCGTATTCCAGGGAACGCCGGGCGTGTCCCAGCCGCTCCCGGTCAGCGAACCGGCCATATGCAGCGAGATCGATTTTCGCCAGGGATGATGTTTCCCGACCGGCGTCGAATAATTATCGGTAACGACGCCGTCGTTGGTATATAACGTTCCCGACGAGACGCGGCTGAAATACACTTCCTGCTCATTTTCATAGGCGGTCATCGTCTGATAACTGACGTTGACCAGGATCCGTTTATTCTCGACTTCAGGCGAAATCGGCGCAACTTCCTCCGGCGTGATCCGCCGGAACGCGCGCGCGTCGGCGTAAATAATATCTCCGAACGAACCGATTTTCTCGTTCGCGCGGTACAGCGTCGTCGTCCCATCGGAAGACTGGCGAATTTCGTCGATCCAGAAAACCTGCTGATAATAGAGCCGCGGATTATGGTCCTGGATCTCCTGGTACCAGGCCGATATCGGTTCCGCGCCATAGATAATTCCCACGTATGGAACCGTGACCTCGGCCCAGAAGCCAGGCCCCGTCGACGAAGGCGGAAGTTCAGTCTCCGGCTCATTCAATTCGATCTTAACCAGCTGGACCCCCGGCGCGAACGCGTACCCATACGGCGTTTCATACCAGGTCGACGTATACGTTCCGGCGACATCTTCGCCGACGACCTCGCGATAAACCGGGAACAGCGTATCTTCGTAAACGATCTTATTAATCTCGGCGGTCGCGCTCGGGCGAACCCGAAAATTCAGGATCCCCGACTGACAATTTCGCCCCAGGAATTCCGCGTCGGGAAAGCTGTCAAATTGATCCTGCGCATACGTCGCGGAAGCGGTCTTCGGCAGTAAGAGAAGCCCGCCCGCCATCAGCGTCGTTTTTAAAAAATCTCTCCGCGATAATTTCATCCGTTATTCTTTTCCCCTGCGCGACGATTCGCGCTCAAAATCGCGTTTCGCAATCTCCTGACGTTTATCATAATTCTTCTTCCCGCGCGCGACGCCGATTTCTATTTTCGCGTACCCGCGCGAAAAATAGATCCGAAGCGGGACGATTGTCAGCCCTTTCATCCGGACCTGATCCCAGAGCTCGCGAATCTCCTTTTTATTCAGGAGCAGCCTCCGCTCGCGCAGCGGTTGATGATTGAACCGGCTGGCGGGATCGTACGGCGAAACGTGGCAATTGATCAGCCAAGCCTCGCGCCCGTTTTTAATCTGAACGTAGGCTTCGCTGATGCTGACCTGTCCGGCGCGGATCGATTTAATTTCCGTCCCCTGAAGCGCCAACCCGGCTTCGTACGTTTCCAGAATAAAGTATTCGAACCGCGCTTTCCGGTTCGTCGCGACAGTTTTCTCACCCATGCACTCTATTTTAGCACAACGCCGCCGCAGCGTCGGGCGCCGCGTGCGGCCCTGTTTCCGCCCGGTTCACACTTCCACTGAATGCGCCGAGGACCTCGCGCCGAAGGCTGAGGGAGGCTGAAAACGGCGGGGCGTCGCTTAATAACGGAATCCCGCCCAAACTGCGGCGGGATTCCGAACGGCTGCGTTCGAGCTCAGGCCTTCCTGAAGAGTTCTTTTTCGATCGCGGCCTGATCCAGCTTCTTCATACAGAAGAACCAATCGTAGCAATGCGTTTCGCCGCTTTGATCTCCCATGCGCTCCTTCGCAACGCCGCAGGAACCCGCGGGCGGAACGATCACGTCGTCGCCCGGGCGCCAATCCGCCGGCAGCGCGACGTCGAACGCATCCGCCGTCTGCAAGCCGACGACGACGCGGTACAATTCGTCGAAATTCCGGCCAAGGCTCAGCGGGTAGTAAATAATCGTTCGGATAACGCCCTTCGGATCGATAACGAAGACGGCGCGAACCGCTCGCGTGCTGCTTTCGCCCGGCTGGATCATCCCGTATTTCGTCGCAACTTCCATCGTGATATCTTCGATAAGCGGGAACCTGACTTCAACGTTCTTCATTCCCTTATATTCAATTTTTTCGTTAATTGTACGCAGCCAGGCGATATGGCTGTACAGGCCGTCGACCGACAGGCCGACCAGCTTCGTATTAACTTTCGCGAATTTCTCTTCGAGCGACGCGAAGGTCATGAATTCCGACGTGCAGACCGGAGTAAAGTCAGCCGGATGGCTGAACAGGATAACCCAGCTGCCGCTGAAGTCAGCAGGGAAATTGATATCGCCCTGCGTCGTAACGGCGTGGAAGGAGGGAGCTTTATCGCCAATACGCGGCATCATCACAACTTGATTTTCAACAGATTCCATGATTCTTCTCCATAACTTATGTGCTTATAAAATTTCTTTCGACCCGTCAGGATTACTGACTGCGATCGACACGATAGAATAACTTCTAACTTGTAATGATTATAACCTGGCTGGCAGGAATGTCAACTGGAACCGCAGAACTGATGACAGCCGATTAAACACAAAAAAAAGCGCAAACGCGCGACCAAAAACCCTTGACAATATAGAATTAAAGTTCTATAATTTGAAATATGAAACCGCTCGCCGCTATCCAACCGCAGCTTCCGCTTCCGTCCGACCGGCAATCAGGATTATACACCATTTCCGGCCCGCATGCGGCCGGGACGCCGCTGCTGCAGCTGGCCGCGCATCTCGCGCTGAACCGGACCGTCCGAATCCTCGACTGCGGAAATCGCGGCGACATGTACCGGATCGCGAAAACGCTGCGCGGCCTGACGCCGGATCCGGCCGCGGTGATGAGCCGCGTCCTCCTGTCGCGCGCGTTTACCTGTTATCAGGCGGAAGCGCTGCTCAGGAACAGCCGCGACCTGGCGCGGACGCCAATCCTGGTCCTGGATCTTCTCGCGACGTTTTTTGACGAAAGTGTCGGCACGTCTGAGATCGGCCGCCTGTTCCGCGATACGCAGGATCACCTGAAAACGATCGCGGCGCAAAATT includes:
- a CDS encoding SsrA-binding protein codes for the protein MGEKTVATNRKARFEYFILETYEAGLALQGTEIKSIRAGQVSISEAYVQIKNGREAWLINCHVSPYDPASRFNHQPLRERRLLLNKKEIRELWDQVRMKGLTIVPLRIYFSRGYAKIEIGVARGKKNYDKRQEIAKRDFERESSRRGKE
- a CDS encoding peroxiredoxin yields the protein MESVENQVVMMPRIGDKAPSFHAVTTQGDINFPADFSGSWVILFSHPADFTPVCTSEFMTFASLEEKFAKVNTKLVGLSVDGLYSHIAWLRTINEKIEYKGMKNVEVRFPLIEDITMEVATKYGMIQPGESSTRAVRAVFVIDPKGVIRTIIYYPLSLGRNFDELYRVVVGLQTADAFDVALPADWRPGDDVIVPPAGSCGVAKERMGDQSGETHCYDWFFCMKKLDQAAIEKELFRKA
- a CDS encoding YggS family pyridoxal phosphate enzyme, whose translation is MDDKVRERLESVRAAIRDACVRSGRSVSDVTLMAVTKTKPAEVIRSLIALGVRDFGENYPDETAGKIDAFRASPADTRLCMIGSLQSRKAKLVAANFDEFHSLDSVKTAGRMERLLTELDRTMPALLEINVGGEASKHGWTIDGAADALFRDIERLLTFSRIMPSGLMTLPPYSPIAEANRGYFARMRELLDRVNRTFGLAWRTLSMGTSDDFETAIEEGATIVRIGTKLVGARNYRRPAEETVK